Proteins encoded in a region of the Novibacillus thermophilus genome:
- the epsC gene encoding serine O-acetyltransferase EpsC, producing MWQTMKADIDAVFERDPAARSVFEVVLTYSGLHAIWAHRIAHALYKRKHFLIARIISQLSRFFTGIEIHPGARIGKGVFIDHGMGVVIGETCEIGDNVTLFQGVTLGGTGKEKGKRHPTIEDNVMIASGAKVLGSMRIGRGSKIGAGSVVLQEVPPNSTVVGVPGRVVRQDGERVPNDLDHINLPDPVADKLKTMEQEIDSLKRELALLKKEREECYGRETVQHVD from the coding sequence ATGTGGCAAACGATGAAAGCCGACATAGACGCCGTGTTTGAGCGTGATCCAGCGGCGAGGAGCGTCTTCGAAGTCGTGTTGACTTACTCAGGGTTGCACGCGATCTGGGCTCATCGAATCGCTCACGCCTTGTACAAGCGCAAACACTTTTTGATCGCCCGCATCATCTCCCAATTGAGCCGTTTCTTTACCGGCATAGAGATCCATCCCGGTGCGCGCATCGGTAAAGGTGTGTTCATCGATCACGGGATGGGGGTTGTCATTGGCGAAACGTGTGAAATCGGGGACAACGTCACGCTGTTTCAAGGGGTCACGTTAGGTGGAACGGGAAAAGAAAAGGGCAAGCGTCATCCGACGATAGAAGATAACGTCATGATTGCATCGGGAGCGAAAGTGTTGGGCTCCATGCGGATTGGGCGCGGCTCAAAAATTGGGGCTGGTTCGGTCGTGCTGCAAGAAGTTCCCCCCAACTCAACCGTCGTCGGAGTTCCCGGGAGAGTCGTCCGCCAAGACGGCGAGCGCGTTCCAAACGACCTTGACCACATTAACTTGCCTGATCCCGTTGCCGACAAACTGAAGACGATGGAACAAGAAATAGATTCGTTGAAGCGCGAATTGGCACTTCTGAAAAAAGAGAGGGAAGAATGTTATGGGCGTGAAACTGTTCAACACGTTGACTAG
- the cysS gene encoding cysteine--tRNA ligase translates to MGVKLFNTLTREKETFKTIEPGKVRMYVCGPTVYNHIHIGNARPFVVFDVVRRYLKYKGYDVKYVQNFTDVDDKLIRAAREEGSTVPEIAERYIDAYFDAVDKLGVHRADVHPRVTENMPDIIESIRQLLDKGVAYESEQHVYFRARSQKDYGKLSHQSPDELKAGARVEVNEAKEDPLDFVLWKPAKPGEIAWDSPWGKGRPGWHIECSVMSRKFLGDTIDIHAGGSDLTFPHHENEIAQSEALTGQKPFARYWLHNGFINMDNEKMSKSLGNVVRVNELLEQFSPLPIRYVLLSAHYRQPLNFSQALIEQAENAVERIHTCAANLKHRLSASRSEKVEPDVERTLQALSEKFEQAMDDDFNTPNAMSVVFKAVREANEFLNRPVVYRESVEAYLAWFDTYAEEILGLLPQDESLLDSDIERLIAERDRARKERDFAKADSIRDHLRQKGIILEDTPQGVRWRRK, encoded by the coding sequence ATGGGCGTGAAACTGTTCAACACGTTGACTAGAGAGAAAGAGACATTCAAGACGATTGAACCGGGAAAAGTTCGCATGTACGTCTGCGGTCCGACTGTGTACAACCATATTCACATCGGGAACGCACGGCCGTTCGTCGTATTCGACGTTGTACGGCGGTATTTGAAATACAAAGGGTATGACGTCAAGTACGTGCAAAACTTTACCGATGTCGATGACAAGCTGATCCGCGCCGCCCGTGAAGAAGGAAGTACGGTTCCGGAGATCGCAGAGCGGTACATTGACGCCTACTTTGATGCGGTCGACAAACTCGGCGTGCACCGTGCCGACGTTCATCCGCGCGTGACGGAAAATATGCCGGACATCATCGAGAGCATCCGACAACTTTTGGACAAAGGAGTCGCTTATGAATCGGAACAGCACGTCTACTTTCGCGCCCGAAGTCAGAAGGATTACGGCAAACTGTCACACCAGTCACCGGACGAGTTAAAGGCGGGAGCTCGTGTCGAAGTGAACGAGGCGAAGGAAGACCCGCTGGACTTTGTACTGTGGAAACCGGCCAAGCCGGGAGAAATTGCGTGGGACAGTCCGTGGGGGAAGGGGCGCCCGGGATGGCACATTGAGTGTTCCGTCATGAGTCGGAAATTTCTGGGAGACACGATTGACATCCACGCGGGCGGCAGTGATTTAACGTTTCCGCACCACGAAAATGAAATCGCCCAGAGTGAAGCCCTCACCGGCCAAAAGCCGTTCGCCCGCTACTGGCTGCATAACGGGTTTATTAACATGGACAACGAAAAAATGTCTAAGTCCCTCGGGAACGTCGTGCGGGTCAACGAGTTGCTGGAGCAGTTTTCGCCGCTTCCCATTCGCTATGTCTTGTTGTCAGCACACTACCGTCAGCCCCTTAATTTCAGCCAGGCGCTCATTGAACAAGCGGAAAATGCTGTTGAACGCATTCACACCTGCGCTGCCAATTTGAAACACCGTCTGTCCGCTTCGCGTTCTGAAAAGGTAGAACCAGATGTGGAACGCACTTTACAGGCGCTGTCAGAGAAGTTTGAACAAGCGATGGACGACGACTTCAACACTCCCAACGCCATGTCCGTCGTGTTTAAAGCGGTGCGCGAAGCGAATGAGTTTTTAAACCGTCCCGTCGTTTACCGCGAATCGGTAGAAGCGTACCTGGCGTGGTTTGACACGTATGCAGAAGAGATACTCGGGCTGCTCCCGCAAGATGAATCGCTTTTGGACAGCGACATCGAACGGTTGATTGCGGAGCGCGATCGGGCGCGCAAAGAGCGAGATTTTGCAAAAGCGGACAGCATACGCGATCACTTGAGGCAGAAGGGCATCATTCTCGAAGACACACCGCAAGGTGTACGGTGGCGTCGCAAATGA
- a CDS encoding Mini-ribonuclease 3: protein MTFSFDKVGVVPGDDVRPVRVDHPLSLAYIGDAVWELYVRYHLLACGIVKPGDLQKESIRFVSAKAQAEALKRLMPELTEKERDIVRRGRNAKSKTTPKHAGVHEYRHSTAVEALVGYLYLTDQVKRLSQIMEQVIDTVEKERKRTDE from the coding sequence ATGACGTTCAGTTTTGACAAAGTCGGTGTGGTGCCTGGCGACGACGTTCGGCCCGTCCGGGTCGATCACCCCCTTTCCCTCGCCTACATCGGGGATGCCGTGTGGGAGTTGTACGTACGGTACCATTTACTCGCGTGCGGCATTGTCAAGCCGGGCGACTTGCAGAAGGAATCGATCCGTTTTGTTTCGGCTAAAGCGCAAGCGGAGGCGTTGAAACGGCTCATGCCGGAGTTGACGGAAAAAGAGCGGGACATCGTCCGTCGCGGTCGCAATGCAAAGTCGAAAACGACGCCGAAACACGCGGGCGTGCACGAGTACCGCCACAGTACGGCGGTGGAAGCCCTCGTAGGGTACCTGTACTTGACCGACCAAGTGAAGAGGTTGTCTCAAATAATGGAACAGGTCATCGACACCGTGGAAAAAGAGAGGAAACGAACGGATGAGTGA
- the rlmB gene encoding 23S rRNA (guanosine(2251)-2'-O)-methyltransferase RlmB: protein MSEWLAGKNPVTEALKANRPIDKLLVAKGVKPASVAPILQLAKRRGIVVQYVKRHKLDHVTGGVPHQGVVAMAAPRHYSDLAEVLNLAQKRGDLPLLLVLDGIEDPHNLGSIIRTADAAGVHGVIIPKRRAAGLTPTVAKTSAGAVEYVPVVRVTNLVHTLKELKQEGFWVTGAEAAGDRSYTEVDFTEPTVIVIGSEGKGISRLVRENCDYVVRLPMRGTVNSLNASVAAGIMLYEVMRQRTV, encoded by the coding sequence ATGAGTGAGTGGCTGGCAGGCAAAAATCCGGTGACAGAAGCGTTAAAGGCCAACCGGCCGATTGACAAGCTGCTCGTCGCCAAAGGAGTAAAACCGGCGAGTGTGGCTCCAATCTTGCAGTTAGCCAAAAGACGGGGCATCGTCGTTCAATACGTCAAGCGGCACAAGCTTGATCACGTGACGGGAGGCGTGCCACACCAAGGCGTTGTGGCCATGGCGGCTCCCCGGCATTATTCGGACTTGGCGGAAGTGCTGAACCTTGCTCAAAAGAGGGGAGACCTTCCGCTTTTGCTCGTTCTGGACGGGATTGAAGACCCGCACAATTTAGGTTCCATCATCCGGACAGCTGATGCGGCCGGTGTACACGGTGTCATCATCCCGAAACGCCGAGCCGCCGGTTTAACGCCTACAGTGGCCAAAACGTCTGCCGGCGCTGTGGAGTACGTACCGGTCGTTCGCGTGACGAATCTCGTACACACACTGAAAGAATTGAAGCAAGAAGGATTTTGGGTGACAGGCGCCGAAGCGGCGGGGGACCGTTCTTACACAGAAGTGGATTTTACTGAACCTACTGTCATCGTCATCGGGAGTGAAGGGAAAGGGATCAGCCGTCTCGTTCGAGAAAATTGCGATTACGTTGTTCGCCTTCCGATGAGAGGCACCGTCAATTCCTTGAATGCTTCCGTAGCAGCAGGGATCATGCTGTACGAAGTCATGCGTCAACGGACCGTGTGA
- a CDS encoding NYN domain-containing protein, whose amino-acid sequence MEEWLVVDGYNVIGAWPELRQLKRFNLAAARDRLTDILSEYAAYTAQRVVVVFDAQHVPGRGEHESSEYLSVIFTDAEETADECIERLVGKLRDPYRRRLFVATSDYVEQRITFGRGALRISARELLQAVQRAETSVSRKVEDMKLERTTLGQGLSEEVKRRLEQLRRRQQS is encoded by the coding sequence ATGGAAGAATGGTTAGTCGTCGACGGATACAATGTGATCGGTGCGTGGCCTGAGTTGCGCCAACTGAAACGATTCAATTTAGCTGCGGCTCGGGACAGGTTAACCGACATCTTGTCAGAGTACGCGGCGTACACAGCCCAGCGCGTCGTAGTGGTATTTGATGCCCAACACGTACCGGGAAGAGGCGAACACGAGTCTTCTGAATACCTTTCTGTCATATTTACGGATGCAGAAGAAACGGCTGACGAATGTATCGAACGGCTCGTCGGTAAGTTGAGAGATCCGTACCGACGGCGGCTGTTCGTCGCGACGTCTGACTACGTAGAACAGCGCATTACATTCGGCCGCGGTGCCCTGCGCATTTCTGCGAGGGAGTTGTTGCAAGCTGTGCAAAGGGCTGAAACGTCTGTCTCCAGGAAAGTGGAGGACATGAAATTGGAACGGACGACGTTGGGGCAAGGGCTAAGCGAGGAGGTGAAACGACGTTTGGAGCAGTTGAGGAGGCGGCAGCAGTCGTGA
- the sigH gene encoding RNA polymerase sporulation sigma factor SigH — protein MSVDLKEKKQQTDWHLLTDEELVERVHVSDGTALEYLINKYKNFVRAKARSYFLIGADREDIVQEGMIGLYKAIRDFRGDKLSSFKAFAELCITRQIITAIKTATRQKHIPLNSYVSLDKPIYDEDSDRTLLDVLCATKVSDPEELMINQEEFDDIEIRLSEILSELERKVLRLYLDGQSYQEIALDLNRHVKSIDNALQRVKRKLERYLEVRDDLSQPVS, from the coding sequence GTGAGTGTAGATTTGAAAGAGAAAAAGCAGCAGACCGACTGGCACCTGTTGACGGATGAAGAGCTGGTGGAACGCGTGCACGTGTCTGACGGGACAGCGCTGGAGTACTTGATCAACAAGTATAAAAACTTTGTGCGCGCTAAAGCGAGGTCTTATTTTTTAATCGGAGCGGACCGGGAGGACATCGTGCAAGAGGGGATGATTGGTCTGTACAAAGCCATCCGCGATTTTCGCGGGGACAAGCTGTCTTCCTTTAAGGCGTTTGCGGAACTGTGTATTACCCGTCAAATAATTACCGCCATCAAAACCGCAACCCGTCAAAAACACATTCCTCTCAACTCTTACGTTTCACTGGACAAGCCTATCTACGATGAAGATTCGGACCGCACGCTGTTGGATGTCTTGTGCGCCACGAAGGTGTCAGATCCAGAAGAACTCATGATTAATCAGGAAGAGTTTGACGACATCGAAATCCGACTGTCTGAAATATTGAGCGAGTTGGAGCGTAAAGTCTTGCGGCTTTATTTGGACGGCCAATCATATCAGGAAATCGCCCTCGATTTAAACCGACACGTGAAGTCCATTGACAATGCCTTGCAGCGGGTAAAGCGAAAGTTAGAGCGATATTTGGAAGTGCGTGACGACCTCTCTCAACCTGTATCGTGA
- the rpmG gene encoding 50S ribosomal protein L33 has product MRVTVTLACTECGERNYTTTKNKQKHPDRIEFRKYCPRDNRHTLHRETR; this is encoded by the coding sequence GTGCGTGTAACGGTTACGTTGGCGTGTACGGAATGTGGCGAACGCAACTACACAACGACAAAAAACAAACAGAAGCATCCTGATCGCATTGAATTCAGAAAGTACTGCCCGCGAGACAATCGTCACACCCTTCACCGTGAAACGAGGTAA
- the secE gene encoding preprotein translocase subunit SecE gives MGFLARLGNGVKNGVTGTFRFIRDSVNELKRVRWPNRKELTSYTIVVLVTVIIVAIYFTLLDLGISNLVQLIVG, from the coding sequence GTGGGCTTTTTGGCGAGATTGGGGAACGGCGTGAAAAATGGAGTGACGGGAACCTTCCGTTTCATACGGGACAGTGTTAACGAATTAAAGCGCGTCCGCTGGCCCAATCGCAAAGAGTTGACAAGTTACACGATCGTCGTTCTCGTAACGGTCATCATTGTTGCCATTTATTTTACGCTCTTGGATTTAGGGATTTCGAATCTTGTACAGTTGATTGTCGGATAA
- the nusG gene encoding transcription termination/antitermination protein NusG translates to MEKMWYVVHTYSGYENKVKANLEKRVESMEMQDKIFRVMVPTEEEVENKDGQKKTVQRKVFPGYVLVEMIMTDDSWYVVRNTPGVTGFVGSSGAGSKPTPLMPDEVQAILKKMGVEDAVPKIDFDINESVKVKEGPFTDFIGSIEEIDAQRQKLKVLVNMFGRETPIELDFSQVEKV, encoded by the coding sequence ATGGAAAAGATGTGGTATGTCGTCCATACGTACTCCGGGTACGAAAACAAAGTCAAGGCGAACCTGGAGAAACGCGTGGAATCGATGGAAATGCAAGACAAAATTTTCAGAGTTATGGTGCCGACAGAAGAGGAAGTGGAAAACAAAGACGGTCAGAAAAAGACGGTACAGCGCAAAGTTTTTCCTGGGTATGTGCTCGTCGAGATGATTATGACCGACGACTCGTGGTACGTCGTGCGCAATACACCGGGTGTGACCGGTTTCGTCGGCTCATCTGGCGCTGGCTCTAAACCGACTCCCCTCATGCCCGATGAAGTGCAGGCCATTCTGAAGAAAATGGGTGTGGAGGACGCGGTTCCAAAGATCGATTTCGACATTAACGAATCGGTCAAAGTGAAAGAGGGGCCGTTTACTGACTTCATCGGATCGATAGAGGAAATTGATGCGCAGCGGCAGAAGTTGAAAGTGCTGGTTAATATGTTCGGCCGAGAGACGCCCATCGAACTGGATTTTTCTCAAGTGGAGAAAGTTTAA
- the rplK gene encoding 50S ribosomal protein L11: MAKKVFKVIKLQIPAGKANPAPPVGTALGPAGINIMAFCKDFNAQTQDQAGLIIPVEITVYEDRSFTFVTKTPPAAVLLKKACGIETGSGEPNKNKVATIKRDKIREIAETKMADLNAADVEAAMRMVEGTARSMGIAVED; this comes from the coding sequence GTGGCAAAGAAAGTGTTTAAAGTGATTAAACTGCAAATTCCGGCCGGTAAAGCGAATCCGGCACCGCCGGTAGGGACGGCGTTGGGGCCTGCGGGCATTAACATTATGGCCTTTTGTAAAGACTTCAACGCCCAGACACAGGATCAAGCGGGACTGATTATACCGGTAGAAATTACGGTGTATGAAGACCGTTCGTTTACATTTGTCACCAAAACACCGCCGGCAGCCGTACTCTTGAAAAAGGCGTGCGGCATAGAGACGGGTTCTGGTGAACCGAACAAGAACAAAGTGGCGACGATCAAGCGGGATAAAATCCGCGAAATCGCAGAAACGAAAATGGCGGACCTGAACGCTGCCGACGTCGAAGCGGCGATGCGCATGGTGGAAGGAACCGCCAGAAGTATGGGGATTGCGGTAGAAGACTAA
- the rplA gene encoding 50S ribosomal protein L1: MAKHGKKYKQALEQVDRDKAYGPTEALDLVKKIAPAKFDETVEAAIRLNVDPKRSDQQVRGAVVLPHGTGKTKRVLVFAKGEKAKEAEAAGADYVGDEDLIEKVSQGWLDFDVVVATPDMMGQVGKLGRILGPKGLMPNPKTGTVTFEVEKAVSESKAGKIEYRVDKAGNVHAPIGKVSFETRQLAENLETLIETLIKAKPPAAKGQYIRNVSVSSSMGPGIRVDISAVAS; encoded by the coding sequence ATGGCGAAACACGGCAAGAAATATAAACAGGCCTTGGAACAAGTGGACCGAGACAAGGCGTACGGCCCGACCGAAGCCCTTGATCTGGTCAAAAAAATCGCTCCGGCCAAATTTGATGAGACGGTGGAAGCCGCGATTCGGCTCAACGTGGATCCAAAGCGGTCTGACCAACAAGTGCGGGGAGCCGTCGTGCTGCCCCACGGAACCGGGAAAACGAAACGCGTTCTCGTGTTCGCCAAAGGCGAGAAAGCGAAAGAGGCAGAGGCGGCCGGCGCAGATTACGTCGGGGACGAAGACTTGATCGAAAAAGTGAGTCAAGGGTGGCTCGATTTTGACGTCGTCGTGGCCACGCCGGACATGATGGGTCAAGTGGGCAAACTCGGGCGCATTCTCGGTCCGAAAGGGTTAATGCCGAACCCGAAAACGGGGACGGTGACGTTTGAAGTCGAGAAAGCCGTCAGCGAGAGCAAAGCTGGTAAAATCGAGTACCGGGTCGATAAGGCGGGGAACGTTCACGCGCCGATCGGCAAAGTGTCGTTTGAAACGAGACAGCTGGCGGAAAACCTGGAAACGCTGATTGAGACACTAATTAAGGCCAAACCGCCGGCAGCTAAAGGCCAGTACATTCGCAATGTCTCCGTCTCTTCGTCTATGGGCCCAGGGATTCGCGTCGACATTTCGGCTGTTGCCAGCTGA
- the rplJ gene encoding 50S ribosomal protein L10, which translates to MSSATIEEKKKIVEEITEKLKKSKTTVLTDYRGLNVAEVTELRKQLREAGVEFKVLKNTMSRRAAEAAGFTELEQHLVGPTAFAFSYEDVVAPAKVLYKFAKDHEALEIKAGLLEGEYVTVEQLKELADLPSYEGLLSMLLSVLQAPMRNMALAVKAVADQQGEGEGQEA; encoded by the coding sequence ATGTCCTCTGCAACCATCGAGGAAAAGAAAAAAATTGTCGAGGAAATCACGGAAAAGCTGAAAAAGAGTAAAACGACCGTTCTGACTGATTACCGCGGACTAAATGTGGCCGAAGTGACGGAACTTCGAAAACAGCTTCGCGAAGCCGGTGTCGAGTTTAAAGTGTTAAAGAACACGATGTCGCGCCGGGCCGCAGAAGCTGCCGGTTTTACGGAACTCGAACAGCACCTCGTGGGTCCGACGGCATTTGCGTTTAGCTACGAAGACGTTGTGGCTCCGGCAAAAGTGTTGTACAAGTTCGCGAAAGATCACGAAGCATTAGAGATTAAAGCTGGCCTGTTGGAAGGTGAGTACGTCACCGTTGAACAGCTGAAGGAATTGGCTGATCTCCCGTCTTACGAAGGTCTGTTGTCCATGCTGTTGAGTGTTCTCCAGGCCCCGATGCGCAACATGGCTCTGGCGGTCAAGGCTGTGGCAGACCAACAAGGTGAAGGCGAAGGGCAAGAAGCGTAG
- the rplL gene encoding 50S ribosomal protein L7/L12, translating to MSKEEIIEAIKGMSVLELNDLVKAIEEEFGVTAAAPVAVAGAAAPAEAAEEQTEFDVILAEAGASKINVIKAVRTITGLGLKEAKALVDEAPKPIKEGVSKEEAEEIKGKLEEAGAKVELK from the coding sequence TTGAGTAAGGAAGAAATTATTGAAGCGATTAAAGGCATGAGCGTTCTCGAACTGAATGACTTGGTAAAGGCGATTGAAGAAGAGTTTGGTGTAACGGCAGCTGCCCCCGTTGCAGTAGCAGGCGCTGCCGCACCGGCCGAAGCTGCTGAGGAGCAGACGGAGTTCGATGTCATTCTGGCTGAAGCTGGAGCTTCTAAAATTAACGTCATTAAAGCCGTTCGCACCATTACGGGTCTGGGCTTAAAAGAAGCGAAAGCTCTCGTCGACGAAGCGCCGAAGCCGATTAAAGAAGGGGTTTCCAAAGAAGAAGCCGAAGAAATTAAAGGCAAGTTGGAAGAAGCAGGTGCAAAAGTCGAGCTGAAGTAG
- a CDS encoding class I SAM-dependent methyltransferase has translation MTFSTDASVFSKKGVDYGTRLLIEALPLPLEGDVLDLGCGYGPIGIAVASWSPRSRVVMADVNRRALELCRHNAKRNGVEQVTVLESDGLSALKHLSFDWVLTNPPIRAGKRVVYRLFEETRTHLRENGQFWLVIQKKQGAPSAIKKLQSLFSDVTVAVRSKGYAVIRCRN, from the coding sequence TTGACATTTTCGACGGACGCGTCCGTATTCTCGAAAAAAGGGGTCGATTACGGAACGCGCCTGTTAATTGAAGCGCTGCCCCTGCCGCTGGAAGGAGACGTACTCGATCTCGGTTGCGGGTACGGTCCGATCGGAATCGCGGTCGCGTCGTGGTCTCCCCGTTCCCGCGTCGTGATGGCCGACGTCAATCGCCGGGCACTCGAACTGTGTCGTCACAATGCGAAACGGAATGGGGTTGAGCAGGTCACTGTCTTAGAAAGTGATGGACTGTCGGCGTTAAAACACCTTTCCTTTGACTGGGTTTTGACGAACCCTCCTATTCGCGCGGGCAAACGAGTCGTATACCGTTTATTCGAAGAAACGCGTACCCATTTGCGGGAAAACGGACAGTTTTGGCTCGTCATACAGAAAAAGCAAGGGGCTCCTTCTGCCATAAAAAAACTCCAGTCTCTCTTTTCCGACGTGACGGTCGCTGTAAGGAGTAAAGGGTATGCTGTTATACGCTGCCGTAACTAG